Genomic DNA from Nocardioides aquaticus:
CTCGACTGGGCCTGTGGACTGGTCGGCGTCGACGCGCCGGTCGACCTGGTCGCCCTGGCCTCCCAGAGCCCCGCGGGTGCCCGCGGCCTGGTCTTCCTGCCCTATCTCTCCCCGGCCGGTGAGCGGGCGCCCTTCCTGGACCCCGGCGCCCGGGGCAGCCTGCACGGCCTCAGCCTGGAACACGGCCGCGAGGATCTCGCGCGGGCCGTGCTCGAGGGCCTCACCCATGCGGTGCGCGACTGCGTGGCCATGGCCGGACCGATCCCCACCGTGCTGCGCCTGGCCGGCGGTGGCAGCCACAACGACACCTGGGCCCAGCTGGTCGCCGACGTGGTCGGGTGTCCGGTCACGCGTTGCCAGGACGCCGAGGTCGGCGCGCGGGGGGCGTACCTGGCCGGGCTGGTCGCCCGGCGCGACGTCTCGGCGGGCAGGATCACCGCCGCCGACGTGGCCGAGGTCGCCGACCACCACGTCGCCGCGGTCGGCCGACTCGAGCCCGACCCGGCAGTGACCGCCCGCTACGACGACCTGCACGCCCGCTTCCTCGAGCTGCGCGAGGCGGTCGCCCCGACCTGGGCCACCGCCCCGGGCGCGGGCCCGGCATGAGCGGCATGAGCGGCGAGGTGTGGCTGGGGGTCGACCTCGGCACCGGCGGTGTCCGGGCGCTGGCGGTCACCTCGACCGGGGAGATCGTCGGCCGCGGCGAGCGGCCGCTGACCAGTCACCGCTCCGGTCCCCGGCACGAGCAGGACCCGCACGAGTGGTGGTCGGCCGCGGCGGCCGCGATCGCCGACGCCGTCGCCGACCTCGACCCGCACCGGGTCGCCGGGATCGCCGTCGACGGCACGTCCGGCACGGTCCTGGTCGTCGGGGCGGACGGCGCCCCGCTGACCCCGGCGGTGATGTACGACGACGCCCGCGCCACCGCGCAGCGCGACCGGGTCAACGAGGCCGGGGCCACGACGTGGGAGCGGCTCGGGTACCAGCGGATGCAGACCAGCTGGGCGCTGCCCAAGCTGCTCCGGCTGCTCGAGGAGCATCCCGGCGCGCGCGGTGGGCTGCTCGCCCACCAGGTCGACGTGGTCAACCGACACCTGGTGGGTGGTCCCGTGGCCACCGACCTGTCGAACGCGCTGAAGACCGGTGCCGACCTGGAGTCCGGCACCTGGCCGGCCGAGGTCCACGAGGCGCTCGGCCTCCCGGCCTCGCTCTTCCCCGCGCTGGTCCGCCCCGGCGCGCGTCTCGGGGTCGTGGGCGCCGAGGCCGCGGCCCGCTGCGGGCTGGTCGCCGGTACCCCGGTCCTCGCCGGGGCCACCGACGGCACGGCCGCGCAGCTGGCCTCAGGCGCCACCGAGCCCGGCAGCTGGAACGTCGTGCTCGGCACCACCATGGTCTTCAAGGGCGTCACCCGCGACCTGCTGCACGACCCGCAGGGCGTGGTCTACAGCCACCGGGCCCCCGACGGGTCCTGGCTTCCGGGGGGCGCCTCGAGCACGGGCGCGGGGGTCCTGGTCCACGAGCAGGAATCCGGTGGCCTTGCCGGTTG
This window encodes:
- a CDS encoding FGGY-family carbohydrate kinase, encoding MSGMSGEVWLGVDLGTGGVRALAVTSTGEIVGRGERPLTSHRSGPRHEQDPHEWWSAAAAAIADAVADLDPHRVAGIAVDGTSGTVLVVGADGAPLTPAVMYDDARATAQRDRVNEAGATTWERLGYQRMQTSWALPKLLRLLEEHPGARGGLLAHQVDVVNRHLVGGPVATDLSNALKTGADLESGTWPAEVHEALGLPASLFPALVRPGARLGVVGAEAAARCGLVAGTPVLAGATDGTAAQLASGATEPGSWNVVLGTTMVFKGVTRDLLHDPQGVVYSHRAPDGSWLPGGASSTGAGVLVHEQESGGLAGWSLDDLGAAVDVREPARTVVYPLVGEGERFPFVAPDARGLTLGDRTGERPPERFAALLQGVALVERLALDGLDRLGADLAGRHVSTGGGSANAAWTQLRADVTGRDLEVPAAGWSAAGSAAGMAVLAASSTGPLADRAREMVPAARTHHHDPERGAVFAPAYRRLVTELADRGWLPPESAEHALARAGAGVAS